Proteins encoded within one genomic window of Bombina bombina isolate aBomBom1 chromosome 1, aBomBom1.pri, whole genome shotgun sequence:
- the LOC128666235 gene encoding olfactory receptor 6N2-like: protein MNHTNQSLITQFIIVGFSDLNGTRGLLFGLLFIIYLFTLSGNITIIILIFTHLKLHVPLYMFVAILSFLEIWYTAVTIPKMLANLLNQNIITYTGCLMQIYFLHSLGITETYLLTAMAYDRYMAICNPLRYPSIITTHCCFQMAACCWIIGFLGPLTQIILLSQLSFCGPNRVQHIFCDFSPLINLACSDTSLNVSVDFTINSILLFFAFFCIIISYIQIMSTVLKISTVAGRERAFSTCGAHLTVVSLFFGSVAFMYVRLSNNYPVTYDRIMAVIYSVLTPMCNPIIYSLRNREIREVLRKKISNSILSSK, encoded by the coding sequence ATGAACCACACCAATCAGTCACTCATTACTCAGTTCATTATTGTAGGATTTTCAGATCTCAATGGAACTCGAGGTCTGCTCTTCGGCTTGCTGTTTATCATTTACCTTTTTACACTGAGTGGTAATATtacaataataattcttatatttACTCACCTCAAACTCCATGTCCCCCTCTACATGTTTGTTGCTATACTTTCTTTCCTGGAGATCTGGTATACAGCAGTCACCATTCCTAAAATGCTTGCCAACCTACTAAACCAGAACATTATCACATACACCGGATGCCTAATGCAGATATATTTCCTACACAGCCTAGGCATTACCGAAACGTACCTTCTAACAGCAATGGCTTATGATCGCTACATGGCTATATGCAACCCTTTGAGATATCCATCTATCATCACAACACACTGTTGCTTTCAGATGGCAGCTTGCTGTTGGATTATTGGCTTTCTCGGCCCTTTAACCCAAATTATTTTGCTTTCTCAACTCTCATTCTGTGGCCCAAACAGGGTTCAGCATATATTTTGTGACTTCTCTCCACTAATAAATTTAGCATGTTCTGATACCTCTTTAAATGTCTCAGTAGACTTCACCATTAATTCTATccttttgttttttgcatttttctgcatAATTATTTCATACATCCAGATTATGTCAACGGTTTTAAAAATAAGCACAGTAGCAGGAAGAGAAAGGGCATTTTCTACCTGTGGGGCTCATCTCACAGTAGTTTCGCTTTTCTTTGGAAGTGTGGCATTTATGTATGTACGGTTGAGTAATAATTATCCTGTCACTTATGATCGAATCATGGCAGTTATTTACTCTGTTTTAACACCTATGTGTAATCCAATCATTTATAGCCTAAGAAACCGAGAAATTAGGGAAGTGCTGCGGAAAAAAATATCAAATTCAATATTAAGCTCAAAATGA